The Caenorhabditis elegans chromosome I genome includes the window ttttcccgtttttttcttattaaaactgataaataaatattttttgcagatgctaaaacaatttctaagtgaaaaaattgtgtattcagtcggcaagtagcggtgaaagtggaCATTGTAacatgatggattacgggaataccaaaactaaactttttcccaaatatgatacatatgctgcttataTGTTgaaagtacctgattttcataacgagaccgctgaaaaagttttgagattttcaaaattcaacttttttggtgaaaaagtagagattttcgcacaaaatgttgaattttgaaaatctcaaaactttttcagcggtctcgttatgaaaatcaggtactttcAACAtataagcagcatatgtatcatttttgggaaaaaagtttagttttggtattcccgtaatccatcatattgcatcgtccactttcaccgctacttgccgactgaatacacaattttttcacttagaAATTGtcttagcatctgcaaaaaatattaatttatcagttttaataagaaaaaacggaaaaaatcgaattcgcGAATTCGGTTAACATCGGCTATTATCCGCACAGCCCTAATGGAAAAGTAACTTACCATCCACAACCTCCACCACCTCCTCCGGCGGATGGGAAGAGGAAGGCCGATGAGGCGGCGATCATTGAGGTGAAAAGAATGAAGAATCTCATGATTTGAATTGACGGAAGAGTTGCTTGTCCTTTCCACCTGCCTAAGGCGTTCTTTTATACGGATTGTGTTAATTTGCACGTTAGAAGAAGCTTGGAAGCTGCATCATCCCCTCCTCCATCCGTCTAATTGATCTCTCCGCCCATCTAGTACACCTCCTGTACACGATTTTTACGCTTTTTTACGCTAGGAGAAGGTTGGTGCCGCGACCAAGTTTCACATCAAGAAGTCACTTTACGATTCAATGTTGTTTCGATGACGGCGGTGGTGTTGTCTCAAGGTGCAATCTTGCAGAGAAGAGATGGTTCGGTTGAATGGTTTCTAGATCCCATTATTCCGGGTGGTGGTCGTGTTCCAAATAGTTTTTATCTGCTTCTTTTTGTCTGCTGTGAAAGTGAATAGATTTTGTATGAAACATCAGCAGCAGTAGCAGCAGGTCATTCTTGAACAATTCTGACATGAAGAAGTTTggatttgaatgaattttccAAGGAGCTCAGGATACTGTGATAtgtcaaaaatattgttttaaaggTGTTCTATAACCAATTTGAGAAATCAAAGCCTCTACAGAAAAAAGTCGGTCGCCGCCGAGTTTCCCTTATCTTTGACCTTTCATATTGTTGAAATCCGACTTCTAGCATGTGAAATACTgttccacgtggtgtcagagtgtctcattttggcttgatctacttagatctaaaaaaaatgcgggaaataAGACGCAGAGTTCTGAACTGATTtggcatggttaagagtgttctgacgtcacaacttttctggagaaaaaatcccgcattttttgtagatcaaacaaaCCGTGAtggcctggcaccacgtgcgaAAACCACAGTTAGCACGGTGCCAGATTCTGAAAACGTAGATCTTATTTTCAtagatcttgtttttgaacagatcTTGAAAACATGGTGCCTCCTAATATTTTCGTAGTATTCCTTATACAGAGCCTAgctttgttggtttttttttgttcagaacaAATATGCTCCGAACTATGATCCTTCTTGGACTTATTAAATAGTTTCGCTCCTGAACGGTTTTGTTGGAAGCGGCTAAGGCACTGACCACGACTTATTTATTTGTGGGTCTTTTGTCAGAATGCTTAATACGGTTGAAACGtcgtgaaaatgtttttaaagtttttagaaccatgccaaaaatttttatttaaatagtCATCGTAAATATACACACACACTTATATCCTTCTTTTAAATCGCTTCTTCTTAACGTCCTCCGACTGGGTAGGCTCCTCCGGCTGGGGCTCCGTATGATGGAGCTGGAGCAGCGTaggctggtggtggtggagctcCTCCTCCGCAAGCTGGAGCCGGTGGTGGAGCACaggctggtggtggtggtggggcACCGCTGAAAATCGACAGAGTTGGAGTATGCACGTGGTGCcatgatctacgttgatctacaaaaaatgcgggagaagagacgcagatttctctactgatttcgtatggttaagaacgtgtgctgatgt containing:
- the Y48G8AL.16 gene encoding FIP (Fungus-Induced Protein) Related (Confirmed by transcript evidence) codes for the protein MRFFILFTSMIAASSAFLFPSAGGGGGGCGCRISR
- the Y48G8AL.16 gene encoding Fungus-induced protein 1 (Confirmed by transcript evidence), which translates into the protein MRFFILFTSMIAASSAFLFPSAGGGGGGCGCQHTAYAAPAPSYGAPAGGAYPVGGR
- the Y48G8AL.12 gene encoding uncharacterized protein (Confirmed by transcript evidence) encodes the protein MRFFILFTSMIAASSAFLFPSAGGGGGGCGCGAPPPPPACAPPPAPACGGGAPPPPAYAAPAPSYGAPAGGAYPVGGR